Proteins from a single region of Campylobacter concisus:
- a CDS encoding dynamin family protein yields the protein MDEFLNHAWHLNKIYANTDASVPFYPDLLALLLSCDEKNLDEFMALAEFRTILKKLGVGLDIFSIQSAQLATLKALNEAKISSDELAIYLQKLCDEKIISHEKFDFLIKFISKNSNQNKAEISNAKPKDHFHKSLDFLNEINEKASILGEDKEFLLALKNAKKRSNETLFNIAVSGVINSGKSTLLNALLNKSVLGASNVPETINLTILKHASNSHAKVNFYSPDELEKLGLLSENLPASSVEISLDEIKNYTSSSSKTANLVKSVELYDDLELLRDNVCIIDTPGIDDAIVLREQITTNFMKECDLLAHLMNASQSATQKDALFLKKCLENSHIVRVAIVLTHADELNPKDINETLNYVKKAIGEQINDVKIDYFALSAKAYLDGALNSGVPEFKEYLYDVLFGKDSKKSALILSSYQKELQNILKIKLEATKAEILELKAFTLELEALQNEQANIKNSLNENFTKLERLLESELKKLDDKNAKNIYKMGLEALLQNLNEKIKSEITYCKNKRENLNLKRLTQIAKTTLCDGVAALMREARNETLVQIKSCEQNIALSFDGFKVSENKVFSINDFLKQMGVELDFSELLDEFEAKILSKNEPDEALLSLRQNLLNNKSISQFCETLAEHEKKLLKERVKAYEMSQKKTLNQRLLVLNEKLNELNLQNQSSISKLKQKTSLQDEIYSLLEDIKNV from the coding sequence ATGGACGAGTTTTTAAATCACGCTTGGCATTTAAATAAAATTTACGCCAACACTGATGCGAGCGTACCTTTTTACCCAGATCTACTGGCGCTTCTTTTATCTTGTGATGAGAAAAATTTAGATGAGTTTATGGCTCTTGCTGAGTTTAGAACTATCTTAAAAAAGCTAGGCGTAGGACTTGATATCTTTAGCATACAAAGTGCTCAGCTAGCCACACTAAAAGCACTAAATGAAGCAAAAATTTCAAGCGATGAACTCGCAATCTACTTACAAAAGCTATGTGATGAAAAGATAATCAGCCATGAAAAATTTGATTTTTTAATAAAATTTATAAGCAAAAACTCAAATCAAAATAAGGCTGAAATTTCTAATGCGAAGCCAAAAGATCATTTTCACAAGAGCTTGGATTTTCTAAATGAGATAAATGAAAAAGCAAGTATACTTGGTGAAGATAAAGAATTTTTACTAGCTTTGAAAAATGCCAAGAAAAGATCAAATGAAACGCTTTTTAACATCGCAGTAAGCGGCGTCATAAACTCTGGCAAATCAACCCTTTTAAATGCGCTTTTAAATAAATCCGTCCTTGGCGCTTCAAATGTGCCTGAGACCATAAATTTAACCATCTTAAAGCACGCATCAAATAGCCATGCAAAGGTAAATTTTTATAGCCCAGACGAGCTAGAAAAGCTTGGACTTTTAAGCGAAAATTTACCAGCTAGTAGCGTAGAGATCAGCCTAGATGAGATCAAAAACTATACATCTTCAAGCTCAAAAACAGCAAATCTCGTAAAAAGCGTTGAGCTTTACGACGACTTGGAGCTTTTAAGAGATAATGTCTGCATTATAGACACTCCGGGCATAGATGATGCGATCGTTTTAAGAGAGCAAATTACTACAAATTTTATGAAAGAGTGCGACCTTTTGGCTCATCTCATGAATGCCTCACAAAGTGCAACGCAAAAAGACGCACTATTTTTGAAAAAATGCCTTGAAAACTCGCACATCGTAAGAGTTGCTATCGTGCTAACTCACGCTGACGAGTTAAATCCAAAGGATATTAATGAAACGCTTAACTACGTAAAAAAGGCGATCGGCGAACAGATAAATGATGTTAAGATAGATTATTTTGCCCTTAGCGCGAAAGCTTATCTTGATGGCGCTTTAAATAGTGGCGTGCCGGAGTTTAAAGAGTATCTTTACGATGTGCTTTTTGGCAAAGATTCTAAAAAATCAGCTCTCATTTTAAGCTCATATCAAAAAGAATTGCAAAATATTTTAAAAATAAAACTCGAAGCCACAAAGGCTGAAATTTTAGAGCTTAAGGCCTTTACTTTAGAGCTAGAAGCTTTGCAAAACGAGCAAGCAAATATCAAAAATTCTCTTAATGAAAATTTCACAAAACTTGAAAGGCTTTTAGAAAGCGAGCTAAAAAAACTCGATGATAAAAATGCAAAAAATATCTATAAAATGGGTCTTGAAGCATTACTTCAAAATCTAAATGAAAAGATTAAGAGCGAGATCACTTACTGCAAAAATAAAAGAGAAAATTTAAATCTAAAACGTCTTACACAAATAGCAAAAACTACACTTTGTGACGGAGTTGCGGCACTCATGAGAGAGGCTAGAAATGAAACTTTGGTGCAGATAAAGTCATGCGAGCAAAATATTGCTTTAAGTTTTGATGGCTTTAAGGTGAGTGAAAATAAAGTTTTTAGTATAAATGACTTTTTAAAGCAAATGGGCGTAGAGCTTGATTTTAGCGAGCTTTTAGATGAGTTTGAGGCTAAAATTTTAAGCAAAAATGAGCCAGATGAGGCGCTTTTAAGTTTAAGACAGAATTTACTTAACAATAAAAGCATATCGCAGTTTTGTGAGACGCTAGCAGAACATGAAAAAAAGCTGCTAAAAGAGCGAGTAAAGGCTTATGAGATGAGCCAAAAAAAGACTCTAAACCAAAGGCTTTTAGTGCTCAATGAAAAACTTAATGAGCTAAATTTACAAAATCAAAGCTCGATTTCAAAGCTTAAACAAAAGACCTCCTTGCAAGATGAAATTTACTCACTTTTAGAGGATATAAAAAATGTTTAA
- a CDS encoding putative quinol monooxygenase — protein sequence MIGFYVNVKLKAECEAKFEEILKEIVPASRKDKGCISYECGAVEGTKSEYCFMEIWEDLASQKEHMKSAHMMKNAATLEACKESQEVKIVNFVSVKE from the coding sequence ATGATTGGATTTTATGTAAATGTAAAGTTAAAAGCTGAGTGTGAGGCAAAATTTGAAGAAATTTTAAAAGAGATCGTGCCAGCTTCAAGAAAAGACAAAGGTTGCATAAGCTACGAGTGCGGCGCAGTTGAGGGCACTAAAAGCGAATACTGCTTTATGGAGATCTGGGAAGATCTTGCAAGCCAAAAAGAGCATATGAAAAGCGCTCATATGATGAAAAACGCAGCTACGCTGGAGGCTTGCAAAGAGAGCCAAGAGGTAAAAATAGTAAATTTTGTAAGCGTAAAGGAATAA
- a CDS encoding nicotinate phosphoribosyltransferase: protein MSEEKMLEMINATADIIFMAVLRGRISFEACKKDREFIDSLREELLGKNPNKFKIAQNSYQMIAIFEKYRNKK from the coding sequence ATGAGCGAAGAAAAAATGCTTGAGATGATAAATGCGACTGCTGATATTATATTTATGGCCGTACTTAGGGGACGAATAAGCTTTGAGGCTTGCAAAAAAGATAGGGAATTTATCGACTCTTTAAGAGAAGAACTACTTGGCAAAAATCCAAATAAATTTAAAATCGCCCAAAACTCATACCAAATGATCGCCATTTTTGAAAAATACCGCAATAAAAAATAA
- the dxr gene encoding 1-deoxy-D-xylulose-5-phosphate reductoisomerase — translation MVALVVILGSTGSIGKNALNLCEKFGVEVEALSCAKNVDLLNEQILKFKPKFVCVGDEKLAKNVKNIEAKNIFFGETGLLQMLEISSSKKVINALVGFAGLAPSLKTQALGKRLALANKESLVVGGKFLKTREILPIDSEHFGLKFLLENKTAPKRLIITASGGAFYKKPIKFLKDATPSDALKHPNWDMGAKITIDSATMANKLFEVMEAYWLYGVKEIEAVIEPTSAIHAVVEFIDGSSTMHLSRPDMKLAIAHAMFENVSENIVSHANLLDLKNIKFHKISLKKYPIFSLKDEVLANPDLGVAINAANEVGVFSFLEQKCSFLDISRLVLSSVKNFRDIKISNIDEIFEADKEVRNYAKRMLNAKV, via the coding sequence TTGGTCGCTCTCGTGGTAATACTTGGCTCAACTGGCTCAATCGGCAAAAACGCCCTTAATCTTTGCGAAAAATTTGGCGTAGAGGTTGAGGCGTTAAGCTGCGCTAAAAATGTAGATTTACTAAATGAGCAAATTTTAAAATTTAAGCCAAAATTTGTCTGCGTAGGCGATGAAAAGCTAGCTAAAAATGTAAAAAACATAGAAGCTAAAAATATATTTTTTGGCGAAACTGGACTACTACAAATGCTAGAAATTTCAAGCTCAAAAAAGGTAATAAACGCTCTTGTTGGCTTTGCCGGCCTTGCTCCTAGTCTAAAGACACAAGCTCTTGGCAAAAGGCTTGCGCTTGCAAACAAAGAGAGTCTTGTTGTTGGCGGCAAATTTCTAAAAACTAGAGAAATTTTACCAATAGACAGCGAGCACTTTGGGCTTAAATTTCTACTTGAAAATAAAACTGCACCAAAAAGACTCATCATCACAGCAAGTGGCGGCGCATTTTATAAAAAACCGATCAAATTTCTAAAAGACGCCACGCCAAGTGACGCACTAAAACACCCAAACTGGGACATGGGCGCAAAGATCACTATTGATAGTGCGACGATGGCAAATAAGCTTTTTGAAGTAATGGAGGCTTATTGGCTTTATGGCGTAAAGGAGATCGAGGCTGTGATAGAACCAACTTCTGCGATACACGCCGTAGTTGAATTTATAGACGGCTCAAGCACGATGCACCTCTCGCGACCTGACATGAAGCTAGCTATCGCTCATGCTATGTTTGAAAATGTCAGTGAAAATATTGTCTCACACGCAAATTTACTTGATCTAAAAAACATTAAATTTCATAAAATCAGCCTTAAAAAATATCCCATTTTTTCGCTAAAAGATGAAGTACTAGCAAACCCTGATCTAGGTGTAGCGATAAATGCTGCAAATGAGGTTGGAGTATTTAGCTTTTTAGAGCAAAAATGTTCATTTTTGGATATCTCAAGGCTCGTTTTAAGTTCTGTTAAAAATTTTAGAGATATTAAAATTTCAAATATTGATGAAATTTTTGAAGCTGATAAAGAAGTTAGAAATTACGCAAAAAGGATGTTAAATGCAAAGGTATGA
- the tsaD gene encoding tRNA (adenosine(37)-N6)-threonylcarbamoyltransferase complex transferase subunit TsaD, with translation MILGIESSCDDSSVALIDEHTLEKIYYKKISQEEEHAIFGGVVPELAARLHTKALPALLENILPNFKDIKAIAVTNEPGLSVSLIGGVSMAKALSVALNIPLIAVNHLVGHIYSLFLDREATFSLGVLLVSGGHTMILEIDENGEITELASTSDDSFGESFDKVAKMLDLGYPGGAVVQQNALLCKDKERFHFTIPLLHDKRLEYSFSGLKNQVRVEISKLESITQKDIADICYAFENTACEHILNKLEKVFCLRNFKRFGVVGGASANLNLRKRLEMLCQKNECELLLAPLEFCSDNALMIARAGREKYLKGEFVSHSELNINPRVSFKKLELN, from the coding sequence ATGATACTTGGCATCGAAAGTAGCTGTGACGATAGCTCGGTTGCGCTCATAGACGAACACACTTTAGAGAAGATTTATTATAAAAAAATTTCTCAAGAAGAGGAGCACGCTATCTTTGGTGGCGTGGTTCCTGAGCTTGCAGCTAGACTTCATACAAAGGCACTGCCAGCACTTTTAGAGAATATCTTGCCAAATTTTAAAGATATAAAAGCAATCGCTGTGACAAATGAGCCAGGTCTTAGTGTGAGCCTAATAGGTGGCGTCAGCATGGCAAAAGCGCTAAGCGTGGCTCTTAATATCCCGCTAATTGCCGTAAATCATTTAGTTGGCCACATTTACTCACTATTTTTAGATCGCGAAGCCACCTTTTCACTTGGCGTACTGTTAGTAAGTGGTGGGCATACGATGATCCTAGAGATTGACGAAAATGGTGAAATCACTGAGCTTGCAAGCACTAGCGATGATAGCTTTGGTGAGAGCTTTGACAAGGTTGCTAAAATGCTTGATCTTGGTTATCCAGGCGGTGCCGTGGTGCAGCAAAATGCCCTACTTTGCAAAGACAAAGAGAGGTTTCATTTTACCATTCCACTTCTTCACGATAAACGTCTTGAATATAGTTTTTCAGGGCTTAAAAACCAAGTCAGAGTTGAAATTTCTAAGTTAGAAAGTATCACTCAAAAAGATATTGCTGACATCTGCTACGCATTTGAAAATACTGCCTGTGAGCATATTTTAAACAAGCTTGAAAAGGTCTTTTGTTTAAGAAATTTTAAGCGTTTTGGTGTAGTTGGTGGCGCAAGTGCAAATCTAAATTTACGAAAAAGACTTGAGATGCTTTGTCAAAAAAACGAGTGCGAGCTTTTGCTAGCTCCACTTGAGTTTTGCTCTGATAACGCCTTAATGATAGCAAGAGCGGGACGTGAGAAGTACCTAAAAGGCGAGTTTGTAAGCCATAGCGAGCTAAATATAAACCCAAGAGTTAGCTTTAAAAAGCTTGAGTTAAATTAA
- a CDS encoding dynamin family protein — protein MFNEFINAYKARYFKVFTNDFKGELARLVNDLNDPSLHISEQIKESLNLLIDTLNEPPLIAVIGQFSSGKSTFLNALIGQDILPSGLTPVTAKAVRLKFAKMPLLSVKFINGNESLLASSDLAELNKLGEQVSGMTLYAPSEILKEINFIDTPGLNSLRDADTKETKNTLKKVSGAIWLSLANNAAKASELESIKEILKANDLKAICLINQKDKLSEEELESLLKHARQTYGELFEDIIAISSKQALLSITNNDKDLLEASNFNEALKAIKECFLDKSFKENFIKVRAKKIVKLLTNEQEKHLEIYDNAQLILDEFSGSLDERLEAIKEEFKPKIALSYSQMSEVIKLAADEVFKLLKPFSKTKFNASKTLLNKEIYKRENFEVISLDSDEVFSKLIYEDVVFNKFFKRYKKDLKELENAITSAFNELYKNLEDKFLIYKSRYENYASFDDQALAYETKSINTYAGRTYENFLREYETAKFKATQKVSLFFEKLDIKLASNYENALKLAVYFIKQKIEKTLESHLQMNTPLYIPSAKDVYERMLDAFSLYEFEALMCSNSSFLNKILLDIKSDFNEIYTLKIAMLDGLKARVKEQISKIEELCENSLLLR, from the coding sequence ATGTTTAATGAGTTTATAAATGCCTACAAAGCGAGATATTTTAAGGTCTTTACAAATGATTTTAAGGGCGAGCTAGCTAGGCTCGTAAATGATCTAAACGATCCTAGCTTGCATATAAGCGAGCAAATAAAAGAGAGCTTAAATTTACTAATAGACACTCTAAATGAGCCACCGCTAATAGCTGTTATCGGTCAATTTTCAAGTGGAAAATCAACATTTTTAAACGCACTTATTGGTCAAGATATCTTGCCATCAGGACTAACTCCAGTCACCGCAAAGGCTGTGAGACTAAAATTTGCAAAGATGCCACTTCTAAGCGTGAAATTTATAAATGGTAACGAGAGCCTACTAGCAAGTAGCGATCTAGCCGAGCTAAATAAGCTAGGCGAGCAAGTTTCTGGTATGACGCTTTATGCGCCAAGTGAGATTTTAAAAGAGATAAATTTCATCGACACTCCTGGCCTAAACTCGCTAAGAGATGCTGACACAAAAGAGACAAAAAATACGCTAAAAAAGGTTAGTGGCGCTATATGGCTAAGCCTTGCAAACAACGCCGCAAAGGCAAGTGAGCTTGAAAGTATCAAAGAAATTTTAAAAGCCAATGATCTAAAAGCGATCTGCCTAATCAACCAAAAAGACAAACTAAGTGAGGAGGAGCTTGAAAGTTTGCTAAAGCACGCTAGGCAAACTTATGGCGAGCTTTTTGAGGATATCATCGCTATCTCATCAAAGCAAGCTCTTCTTAGCATTACAAATAATGACAAAGACCTACTTGAAGCTTCAAATTTTAATGAAGCTCTAAAGGCTATTAAAGAGTGCTTTTTAGACAAGAGCTTTAAAGAAAATTTCATAAAAGTAAGGGCAAAAAAGATCGTAAAACTCCTAACCAACGAGCAAGAAAAACATCTAGAAATTTATGATAATGCGCAGTTGATTTTAGATGAATTTAGTGGCTCATTAGATGAGAGGCTGGAGGCGATAAAAGAGGAGTTTAAGCCAAAGATCGCTTTAAGTTATAGTCAAATGAGTGAAGTTATAAAACTTGCCGCCGATGAAGTATTTAAGCTACTTAAGCCATTTTCAAAGACAAAATTTAACGCTTCAAAGACGCTTTTAAACAAAGAAATTTATAAGCGTGAAAATTTTGAGGTAATAAGTCTTGATAGCGACGAAGTCTTTTCAAAACTTATCTACGAAGATGTGGTTTTTAATAAATTTTTTAAACGCTACAAAAAAGATCTAAAAGAGCTAGAAAATGCAATAACCTCAGCATTTAATGAGCTTTATAAAAATTTAGAGGATAAATTTTTAATATACAAATCTCGCTATGAAAATTACGCTAGCTTTGATGATCAAGCCTTGGCTTACGAAACAAAATCCATAAATACCTATGCCGGACGGACATATGAAAATTTTTTAAGAGAGTATGAAACGGCTAAATTTAAGGCCACACAAAAGGTCTCTTTGTTTTTTGAAAAGCTTGATATAAAGCTAGCCTCAAACTATGAAAATGCGCTCAAACTCGCGGTTTATTTTATAAAACAAAAGATAGAAAAGACGCTAGAATCGCATCTGCAGATGAATACGCCACTTTATATCCCAAGCGCAAAAGACGTCTATGAGCGTATGCTTGATGCGTTTAGCCTTTATGAATTTGAAGCTTTAATGTGCTCAAACAGCTCGTTTTTAAATAAAATTTTGCTTGATATAAAGAGCGATTTTAATGAAATTTATACTTTAAAAATAGCAATGCTTGACGGCTTAAAAGCAAGAGTTAAAGAGCAAATTTCAAAGATTGAAGAGCTTTGTGAAAATTCATTGCTATTAAGATAA
- a CDS encoding M99 family carboxypeptidase catalytic domain-containing protein gives MRKFLLFLLTFAAASLANTLDYALIKKGEPSENTMLLIGGIQGDEPGGFLAASIVATDYNITKGSLWVVPNLNFPSIIERSRGTKGDMNRKFAHVDKNDPDYNSVMKIKDVITDKNVTLILNLHDGSGYYRDKFINKDENPDKWGNTCIIDQSTLPGSKYPELENIASSVKDVLNKHLIDQKHQYHIKNTHTAMGDKEMLKSLTYYAITQNKSAFANEASKNLNAEQRTYYHLIAIEEYMKKAGISFTRPFNLDVKSVKKAIEKEIRLELENSYTISLKNLKPLINFVPLKKGELNYSSPNPLIAVIKENGSFKVQYGNRFVTRLKPQYFEFAKPLEEILLISDGSELTLKSGDKFSVKKSFKIKSLKNVRVNVIGYGTKSIDESEQEVAKNSLNKSYSIDKDGKIYRVEFYKNEDGKEKFAGMILAEFK, from the coding sequence ATGCGTAAATTTTTACTTTTTTTACTAACCTTTGCCGCTGCTAGTTTAGCCAATACTCTAGACTATGCGCTCATCAAAAAAGGTGAGCCAAGCGAAAACACGATGTTATTAATCGGTGGTATTCAAGGCGATGAGCCGGGTGGCTTTTTGGCAGCCTCTATCGTGGCCACCGACTACAACATCACAAAAGGTTCGCTTTGGGTCGTGCCAAATTTAAATTTCCCAAGCATAATCGAGCGAAGTCGTGGCACAAAAGGCGATATGAATAGAAAATTTGCCCATGTTGATAAAAACGATCCTGACTATAATTCAGTGATGAAGATAAAAGACGTCATAACCGACAAAAACGTCACACTCATCTTAAATTTGCACGATGGAAGCGGCTATTACAGAGATAAATTTATAAACAAAGACGAAAATCCAGATAAATGGGGCAATACTTGCATCATTGATCAAAGCACACTTCCTGGTTCAAAATACCCAGAGCTTGAAAACATTGCTTCAAGCGTAAAAGACGTGCTAAACAAGCATCTAATAGATCAAAAACACCAGTATCACATCAAAAACACGCACACTGCGATGGGTGACAAAGAGATGCTAAAAAGCCTAACTTACTATGCTATCACGCAAAATAAATCAGCCTTTGCAAACGAAGCTAGTAAAAATTTAAACGCTGAGCAAAGGACTTATTACCATCTAATCGCTATTGAAGAATATATGAAAAAGGCTGGCATTAGCTTTACTAGGCCGTTTAATCTTGATGTTAAAAGCGTAAAAAAGGCAATCGAAAAAGAGATTAGACTTGAACTTGAAAATTCATACACGATAAGCCTTAAAAATCTAAAGCCTTTAATAAATTTTGTCCCGCTTAAAAAAGGCGAGTTAAATTACAGCTCACCAAATCCGCTAATAGCCGTTATAAAAGAAAATGGTAGCTTCAAAGTGCAATACGGCAACCGCTTTGTTACCAGATTAAAACCACAATATTTTGAGTTTGCAAAGCCACTTGAGGAAATTTTACTAATAAGTGACGGCAGCGAGCTTACATTAAAAAGTGGCGATAAATTTAGCGTGAAAAAGAGCTTTAAAATAAAATCACTCAAAAACGTGCGCGTAAACGTCATAGGATACGGCACAAAAAGTATAGATGAGAGTGAGCAAGAAGTGGCTAAAAATAGCCTAAATAAAAGCTATAGCATCGACAAAGACGGCAAAATTTATAGAGTCGAGTTTTATAAAAACGAAGATGGCAAAGAGAAATTTGCTGGCATGATCTTAGCGGAGTTTAAATGA
- a CDS encoding uracil-xanthine permease family protein yields the protein MQRYEGYKFDPKQSLIGVQFLFVAFGALVLVPILTGLDANVALFTAGIGTLLFQLITRKNVPPIFLASSFAFIAPLQYGIEKWGIAVTMGGVIFAGFFYVVLSLVVRFGGEKILHKILPPVVVGPVIMTIGLILAPNAVKMATSATEIYTQNEAMIVAGISLVATILVMMLGRGMFRLIPILLGIITGYIVAYCFGMVDFTPIFNAPWFRMPNFTTPKFEFEAIIYMIPIAIAPAIEHIGDMLAISNVTKEDFLKNPGLKNTLLGDGLATSLAAFFGGPPNTTYSEVTGAVSLTKAYNPAIMTFAAITAIVLAFVGKLGAVLSTIPAPVIGGIMLLLFGIIASVGMETLIKNKVDLADPRNMIIVALIFIFAIGGMVLDLGAVKFSGIGLGAVTGIVLNLLLPKTKHYEGY from the coding sequence ATGCAAAGGTATGAGGGTTATAAATTTGATCCCAAACAAAGCTTAATCGGCGTTCAGTTTTTATTTGTCGCCTTTGGTGCACTGGTATTAGTGCCGATACTTACGGGACTAGATGCAAATGTAGCTCTCTTTACGGCTGGTATTGGCACGCTACTTTTTCAGCTAATCACTAGAAAAAATGTTCCGCCTATTTTTTTAGCAAGCTCCTTTGCTTTTATCGCGCCACTTCAGTACGGTATCGAAAAATGGGGCATAGCCGTGACGATGGGGGGCGTTATATTTGCTGGATTTTTCTACGTTGTTTTAAGCCTCGTGGTCCGATTTGGCGGAGAGAAAATTTTGCATAAAATTTTGCCTCCAGTTGTCGTTGGGCCGGTCATCATGACAATAGGCCTAATCCTTGCTCCAAATGCCGTCAAAATGGCAACATCAGCCACTGAAATTTATACACAAAATGAGGCGATGATCGTCGCTGGCATTTCGTTAGTGGCTACTATTTTAGTGATGATGCTTGGGCGTGGCATGTTTAGACTTATACCTATTTTGCTTGGTATTATCACCGGATACATCGTAGCTTACTGCTTTGGCATGGTTGATTTTACCCCTATCTTTAATGCACCTTGGTTTAGAATGCCAAATTTCACTACACCAAAATTTGAGTTTGAAGCGATCATTTATATGATACCTATCGCCATAGCTCCAGCGATCGAGCACATAGGCGATATGCTTGCTATCTCAAATGTCACAAAAGAGGATTTTCTAAAAAACCCAGGCCTTAAAAATACGCTCCTTGGAGATGGACTTGCCACTTCGCTTGCTGCTTTTTTTGGTGGCCCGCCAAACACTACATACTCAGAGGTCACCGGCGCAGTTAGCCTTACAAAGGCTTATAATCCAGCGATTATGACCTTTGCGGCGATCACTGCCATTGTGCTAGCCTTTGTTGGCAAGCTAGGAGCGGTGCTCTCAACTATCCCAGCCCCAGTCATCGGTGGTATCATGCTGCTACTTTTTGGCATCATCGCAAGCGTTGGCATGGAGACACTTATAAAAAATAAAGTCGATCTTGCAGACCCTAGAAACATGATAATCGTAGCCCTCATCTTTATCTTTGCCATAGGTGGCATGGTACTTGATCTTGGAGCGGTTAAATTTTCAGGTATCGGACTTGGCGCGGTTACTGGTATAGTTTTAAATTTGCTTTTGCCAAAGACAAAGCATTATGAAGGATATTAA